A genomic segment from Anticarsia gemmatalis isolate Benzon Research Colony breed Stoneville strain chromosome 14, ilAntGemm2 primary, whole genome shotgun sequence encodes:
- the LOC142978452 gene encoding uncharacterized protein LOC142978452 isoform X1 yields MYDGGKLDNKIGHTILISIALLIFVPLTTGYVSCRLACRRCDQHKYHPSILEIYCAMCDECRQRRQEMARHNLKIGENSEGAERVEVSSDETSETGGHSQATTVSQPQVTCATVSPCSASEEKTEATKLTEPTTTAPLPTTVESTTTTKRRRRPRPCKRLQQVMPMPQMPMPMPQVPMQMMPMMPMPMCPQGPCPFPFPTTDSRRLESTTLGSSTTTPLLSTSPTVSETTTVPTVATEFDYLYIGMPKDLAR; encoded by the exons ATGTACGATGGCGGGAAACTTGATAATAAAATAGG TCACACAATACTAATATCAATAGCTCTTCTAATCTTCGTGCCTCTCACCACTGGCTACGTGAGCTGTCGCCTCGCCTGCAGAAGATGTGACCAGCACAAATACCACCCCTCAATCCTGGAGATCTACTGCGCCATGTGTGATGAGTGCAGGCAGAGAAGGCAGGAGATGGCGAGGCATAACTTGAAGATTGGCGAGAACAGTGAGGGAGCTGAACGGGTCGAAGTCAGCAGTGATGAGACGTCGGAGACTGGTGGTCATTCACAGGCAACGACGGTCTCTCAAC cgCAAGTAACCTGCGCAACAGTGAGTCCATGTTCAGCATCTGAAGAGAAAACTGAAGCGACAAAATTAACGGAACCCACAACCACAGCCCCATTACCAACAACAGTTGAATCAACAACCACGACGAAACGACGCAGAAGACCAAGGCCTTGTAAAAGGTTACAACAGGTTATGCCGATGCCGCAAATGCCGATGCCGATGCCCCAAGTGCCCATGCAAATGATGCCCATGATGCCCATGCCTATGTGCCCGCAAGGTCCTTGCCCGTTTCCGTTTCCCACGACTGATAGTAGAAGGCTGGAAAGTACGACTTTAGGATCTTCGACTACTACTCCTTTATTATCTACTAGTCCAACAGTTTCTGAGACGACAACTGTTCCCACAGTAGCAACagaatttgattatttatatatCGGGATGCCCAAGGATTTAGCTAGGtag
- the LOC142978452 gene encoding uncharacterized protein LOC142978452 isoform X2, with amino-acid sequence MYDGGKLDNKIGHTILISIALLIFVPLTTGYVSCRLACRRCDQHKYHPSILEIYCAMCDECRQRRQEMARHNLKIGENSEGAERVEVSSDETSETGGHSQATTVSQRSASNLRNSESMFSI; translated from the exons ATGTACGATGGCGGGAAACTTGATAATAAAATAGG TCACACAATACTAATATCAATAGCTCTTCTAATCTTCGTGCCTCTCACCACTGGCTACGTGAGCTGTCGCCTCGCCTGCAGAAGATGTGACCAGCACAAATACCACCCCTCAATCCTGGAGATCTACTGCGCCATGTGTGATGAGTGCAGGCAGAGAAGGCAGGAGATGGCGAGGCATAACTTGAAGATTGGCGAGAACAGTGAGGGAGCTGAACGGGTCGAAGTCAGCAGTGATGAGACGTCGGAGACTGGTGGTCATTCACAGGCAACGACGGTCTCTCAACGTAG cgCAAGTAACCTGCGCAACAGTGAGTCCATGTTCAGCATCTGA
- the LOC142978451 gene encoding uncharacterized protein LOC142978451 has protein sequence MYSLNDIGKIDEHIGQTILLSLVVIVLLPVTTGVVDCRLACKRCQESKETPTVLEVYCAMCEECKQRRREKMAARLGSTAETFILKKRPTTSISKMDLQFSDQMLDTRRPREYMRPMMEQVPPVHVPRMHVGPVMMQGSPMVMPGMPAMPAMPGPPIMVPGMPPYCGSPPYCSYESEESLTDQGSSSTAPTTTSTTTTTTTTTTAPPTTMEAAATTHRRRKPCNVMPAPMPMPMPMPVMSMGMMPMPIMQMPMMHMPMPMPMCPPQGPCQYRPNDKGASVASGAPVTSEGPTTSTATSIITTTIGTTQALRKDYDYFYVGVPKR, from the exons ATGTATTCACTCAACGATATTGGGAAAATAGACGAGCACATTGG GCAAACCATCCTCCTATCACTAGTGGTAATAGTCTTACTACCTGTAACTACCGGCGTGGTAGACTGCAGACTGGCCTGCAAGCGATGTCAGGAGTCCAAAGAAACCCCCACAGTCTTAGAAGTCTACTGCGCCATGTGCGAAGAATGCAAGCAGAGAAGACGAGAGAAAATGGCGGCAAGACTAGGCTCGACTGCTGAAACGTTCATATTGAAGAAACGTCCAACTACGAGTATTTCGAAGATGGACTTGCAGTTTTCTGATCAGATGCTGGATACACGACGTCCAAGGGAATATATGAGGCCAATGATGGAGCAGGTGCCTCCTGTTCATGTACCACGGATGCACGTGGGTCCTGTCATGATGCAAGGCTCGCCTATGGTAATGCCTGGTATGCCTGCCATGCCCGCAATGCCTGGACCACCGATTATGG ttCCAGGAATGCCACCTTACTGCGGCTCACCCCCATACTGTTCTTACGAGTCGGAAGAATCTCTGACTGATCAAGGATCAAGTTCAACGGCCCCGACCACGACTAGCACTACGACTACGACCACAACGACGACTACAGCACCACCAACGACCATGGAAGCAGCAGCAACCACACATCGGCGTCGGAAACCATGTAACGTGATGCCAGCTCCAATGCCGATGCCTATGCCCATGCCAGTGATGTCCATGGGCATGATGCCGATGCCAATAATGCAGATGCCGATGATGCATATGCCGATGCCAATGCCTATGTGCCCTCCACAGGGCCCTTGTCAGTACCGGCCGAATGACAAAGGGGCATCGGTAGCCTCTGGGGCCCCTGTGACGTCTGAGGGACCAACGACATCTACAGCGACCTCTATTATCACTACTACAATAGGTACTACGCAAGCGTTGAGAAAAGATTACGATTATTTCTATGTCGGAGTGCCTAAGAGGTGA